The nucleotide sequence CGGCGCTCGGGGTGCGCGAGACGCTGGCGTCACGCCTGGTACAGGGCGAGAACATCAGCCAGGCCTACCAGTTCGTTGCCACCGGCAACGCCGAACTCGGCTTTGTTGCCTGGTCGCAGGTCATCGACAAAAACGGGCGGCCCGCCAGCGGCTCGTCATGGCTGGTACCGGCGACCCTGCACCAGCCGATCCTGCAGGACCTGGTGCTGCTGCTGCCCGCGAAGCACAACCCCGCCGCCATGGCACTGCTGGAGTTCCTGCAATCGGCAACGGTGACCGCGCTGATCCGCGACTCCGGCTACGAGATCTGAGGCGACGATGCTCGATGCAAGCGATTTCGATGCGATCTGGCTCACGCTTCGGCTTGCCTCCGTGGTCACGGTCCTGCTGCTGCTGATCGGTGCGCCGATCGCATGGTGGCTGGCGCAGACGCGTTCGCGCTGGCGGGGGCCGGTCGCGGCGCTGGTGGCGCTGCCTCTGGTGCTGCCGCCGACCGTGCTCGGCTTTTACCTGCTGTTATTGCTGGGGCCGCAGGGACCCGTGGGCCGGCTCACCCAGGCGCTCGGCATCGGCCTGTTGCCGTTCAGTTTTGGCGGATTGGTCGTGGCCTCGGTGATCTATTCGATGCCCTTCGTGGTCCAGCCCATGCGCAACGCCTTCGAAGCCATCGGCCAGCGTCCGCTGGAAGCGGCGGCGACGCTGCGCGCCGGTCCGCTGGATCGCTTCTTCACGGTGGCACTGCCGCTTGCGCGGCCCGGCATGGTGACCGCTACCGTGCTCGGTTTTGCACACACGGTCGGCGAGTTCGGGGTGGTGCTGATGATCGGCGGCAATATTCCGGGACGGACCCGCGTGATCTCGGTGCAGATATACGATCGCGTCGCGGCCCTCGAGTATGCCTCGGCGCACTGGCTCGCGGGCGGCTTGGTGTTGTCGAGCTTCCTGGTGCTGCTGTGGATGTACGGTCGCGGTGGCGGTGGCTGGCGTGCTTGAAGCGCGATTTCAGCTGACACGCGAGGGCTTCACGCTCGATGCGCAACTGCGGGTACCGATGCGCGGGGTCAGCGCGGTGTTCGGACCCTCGGGCTGTGGCAAGACCACGCTGCTGCGCTGCCTGGCCGGGCTGGAACGGGTGCCTGGCGCACAGATGCGCCTCGACGAGCACGTCTGGCAGGATGACAGGCAATTCGTGCCGGTGCACCGGCGTTCGCTGGCGCTGGTGTTCCAGGACGCGAACCTGTTCGAACACCTCGATGTACGGCAAAACCTGGCCTATGGCATGCGTCGGGTCAAACCCGCCGAGCGCCGGGTACCGCTCGAGCGGGCCATCGAGTTGCTGGACATCGGCACCCTGCTGCAGCGACGCCCGGGCTCGCTCTCCGGGGGCGAACGCCAGCGCGTGGCAATTGCGCGCGCGCTGGCGACAAGTCCGCGCCTGCTGTTGATGGATGAACCGCTGGCATCGCTGGATGCGGCACGCAAGGCCGAGGTGCTGCCCTGTCTCGAGCGACTCCACCAGGAACTCGATATCCCGATAATCTACGTCAGTCATGCGCTGGACGAGGTCTCCCGCCTCGCCGATCAACTGGTCCTGATGCAGGCCGGACGAGTGCTCGCCAGTGGCGGGCTGGTCGAGATGCTGTCCCGGCTCGACCTGCCGCTGCAACTGGGAGAGGATGCGGGCGTGGTGCTGCCGGCACGCGTTGCGCTTCGCGATGAGCGCTGGCAACTGGCTCGCCTGGATGTCGATGGCGGCTCGCTGTGGACGCGCGACCAGGGCCATGCAAGCGG is from Gammaproteobacteria bacterium and encodes:
- the modB gene encoding molybdate ABC transporter permease subunit, which produces MLDASDFDAIWLTLRLASVVTVLLLLIGAPIAWWLAQTRSRWRGPVAALVALPLVLPPTVLGFYLLLLLGPQGPVGRLTQALGIGLLPFSFGGLVVASVIYSMPFVVQPMRNAFEAIGQRPLEAAATLRAGPLDRFFTVALPLARPGMVTATVLGFAHTVGEFGVVLMIGGNIPGRTRVISVQIYDRVAALEYASAHWLAGGLVLSSFLVLLWMYGRGGGGWRA
- the modC gene encoding molybdenum ABC transporter ATP-binding protein — protein: MPRRTGSRAAWCCRASWCCCGCTVAVAVAGVLEARFQLTREGFTLDAQLRVPMRGVSAVFGPSGCGKTTLLRCLAGLERVPGAQMRLDEHVWQDDRQFVPVHRRSLALVFQDANLFEHLDVRQNLAYGMRRVKPAERRVPLERAIELLDIGTLLQRRPGSLSGGERQRVAIARALATSPRLLLMDEPLASLDAARKAEVLPCLERLHQELDIPIIYVSHALDEVSRLADQLVLMQAGRVLASGGLVEMLSRLDLPLQLGEDAGVVLPARVALRDERWQLARLDVDGGSLWTRDQGHASGSAVRVRVLARDVSLALGALPDTSIGNQLSCVVEEIADDTHPADVLVKVRFGNSTLVARLTRRSAERLALQPGMAVWAQVKTVALSD